The following are encoded together in the Gemmatimonadaceae bacterium genome:
- the folK gene encoding 2-amino-4-hydroxy-6-hydroxymethyldihydropteridine diphosphokinase, whose translation MGELVYVALGSNLGDRAGALDRARAALRAIPDTRVVAETPVEETEPFGPPGQDPYLNQMVAVETVLSPHQLLDALQAIERDAGRTRRVRWGPRILDLDIVEFGDRCIDDARLTVPHPGLLDRAFWQREIALLRGVAA comes from the coding sequence ATGGGTGAACTGGTGTACGTGGCGCTCGGATCCAACCTCGGCGACCGCGCCGGCGCGCTGGACCGCGCGCGCGCCGCGCTGCGCGCGATCCCCGACACCCGCGTCGTGGCCGAGACGCCGGTGGAGGAGACGGAGCCGTTCGGGCCCCCGGGCCAGGATCCATATCTGAACCAGATGGTCGCGGTCGAGACGGTGCTCTCGCCGCACCAGCTGCTCGACGCCCTGCAGGCCATCGAGCGCGACGCCGGCCGCACCCGGCGTGTGCGCTGGGGCCCGCGCATCCTCGACCTCGATATCGTGGAGTTCGGCGACCGGTGCATCGACGACGCGCGGCTCACGGTGCCGCATCCGGGCCTCCTCGATCGCGCCTTCTGGCAGCGTGAGATCGCGCTGCTGCGAGGCGTGGCGGCGTGA
- a CDS encoding LytR C-terminal domain-containing protein — protein sequence MTRVRLLVATCIVCATVGGGWYAWRVHAVAARAAAVAPPPDLTAPNRQRVRVEVLNATKIRGLARRATFVLRDQGLDVVLIGTESAQQDSTLVLDRSNHPEWAQRVADALGGARVEARPDSTHYVDVTVLLGRTWRAPPEPLNP from the coding sequence GTGACGCGGGTCCGTCTGCTGGTCGCCACCTGCATCGTATGCGCCACCGTCGGCGGCGGATGGTACGCATGGCGGGTGCACGCGGTCGCGGCAAGGGCAGCAGCCGTGGCGCCGCCGCCCGACCTCACCGCGCCCAACCGCCAGCGCGTTCGCGTGGAGGTGCTCAACGCGACCAAGATTCGTGGCCTGGCGCGCCGCGCCACGTTCGTGCTGCGTGATCAGGGCCTGGATGTGGTGCTCATCGGCACCGAGTCCGCGCAGCAGGACAGCACCCTGGTGCTGGACCGTTCGAACCATCCGGAGTGGGCGCAGCGCGTGGCCGACGCGCTCGGCGGGGCGCGCGTGGAGGCGCGCCCCGATTCAACGCACTACGTGGACGTCACCGTCCTGCTGGGGCGTACCTGGCGCGCGCCGCCCGAGCCGCTCAACCCGTAG
- the ybeY gene encoding rRNA maturation RNase YbeY, with the protein MSAVVDVAVDAVRLGVPRTLVVRAATAALRSQRAGRAVLSITFVSDRRMAALNRRHLGRRGTTDVIAFGFEPAGPAAPVVGDIYIAPEVARRSARVRRLAPREELVRLVVHGTLHVLGFDHPEDESRVASPMWQLQERIVKRVLRAGAR; encoded by the coding sequence ATGAGCGCCGTGGTGGACGTGGCCGTCGACGCCGTGCGCCTGGGCGTGCCGAGGACGCTGGTGGTGCGCGCCGCGACGGCCGCCCTCCGCTCCCAGCGCGCCGGTCGCGCCGTGCTGTCCATCACGTTCGTGAGCGATCGCCGGATGGCCGCCCTCAATCGCCGGCATCTGGGCCGACGCGGGACGACCGACGTGATCGCGTTCGGCTTCGAGCCGGCGGGCCCCGCGGCGCCCGTGGTGGGAGACATCTACATCGCTCCCGAGGTCGCGCGCCGCTCCGCTCGCGTCCGCCGGCTCGCCCCGCGCGAGGAGTTGGTGCGGCTCGTCGTGCACGGCACGCTGCACGTGCTCGGGTTCGATCACCCCGAGGACGAGTCGCGCGTGGCATCGCCGATGTGGCAACTCCAGGAGCGCATCGTGAAGCGCGTGCTGCGCGCGGGCGCGCGATGA
- a CDS encoding PhoH family protein has translation MTDPTSTTRRISTEGADLLTLAGVNDVNLVELSRLFGVRVALRGEALAITGPEEMVGRAAPVGQRMVDVARQRLSLSADDVLRFSELGIEEREDGAGGPESGAATSRIALPGVRKVVQAKTPGQAAYLAKIAEQDIVVGIGPAGTGKTYLAVAAAVDALTRKRVRRIVLARPAVEAGESLGFLPGDMQAKVDPYLRPLYDALDEMMPFDRVQKALETRVIEIAPLAFMRGRTLADAFVILDEAQNATAMQMKMFLTRLGVNSKVVVTGDKTQVDLPKREESGLLQVERILNGIEGISFHYFDESDVVRHRLVREIIRAYATDAGS, from the coding sequence GTGACGGACCCCACCAGCACCACGCGTCGGATCTCCACCGAGGGGGCCGACCTGCTCACGCTCGCCGGGGTGAACGATGTGAACCTCGTGGAGCTGTCGCGGCTGTTCGGCGTGCGGGTGGCGCTGCGCGGCGAGGCGCTGGCGATCACCGGTCCCGAAGAGATGGTGGGGCGGGCCGCGCCGGTGGGGCAGCGCATGGTCGACGTGGCACGCCAGCGGTTGAGCCTGTCGGCCGACGACGTGCTGCGGTTCTCGGAGCTCGGCATCGAGGAGCGGGAGGACGGCGCCGGCGGCCCGGAGAGCGGCGCGGCGACGTCGCGGATCGCGCTGCCGGGCGTGCGCAAGGTGGTGCAGGCCAAGACGCCGGGGCAGGCGGCGTACCTGGCCAAGATCGCGGAGCAGGACATCGTGGTGGGCATCGGGCCGGCCGGCACCGGCAAGACCTATCTCGCCGTGGCGGCGGCCGTCGATGCGCTCACGCGCAAGCGCGTGCGCCGGATCGTGCTGGCGCGGCCGGCCGTGGAGGCGGGCGAATCGCTCGGCTTCCTGCCCGGCGACATGCAGGCGAAGGTGGATCCGTACCTGCGGCCGCTGTACGACGCGCTTGACGAGATGATGCCGTTCGACCGGGTGCAGAAGGCGCTCGAGACGCGCGTCATCGAGATCGCGCCGCTGGCGTTCATGCGCGGCCGCACGCTGGCCGATGCGTTCGTGATCCTCGACGAAGCGCAGAACGCGACGGCAATGCAGATGAAGATGTTCCTGACCCGGCTCGGCGTGAATTCCAAGGTGGTCGTGACCGGCGACAAGACGCAGGTGGACCTGCCGAAGCGCGAGGAGTCGGGACTCCTGCAGGTGGAGCGGATCCTCAACGGCATCGAGGGGATCTCGTTCCACTACTTCGACGAGAGCGACGTGGTGCGCCACCGCCTGGTGCGGGAGATCATCCGGGCATACGCGACGGACGCGGGGAGTTGA
- a CDS encoding dihydroneopterin aldolase, whose protein sequence is MSPFDRITLRAMRFHVLVGILPHEREHPQPLEVDLAADITPGRAGVVDYRALHAAARDAVMESPREFIEEIAERVARGALAVPGVAGVVVTVRKPNVPLGAPLEYVEVTIHRPVHG, encoded by the coding sequence ATGTCGCCATTCGATCGCATCACCCTGCGCGCCATGCGCTTTCACGTGCTCGTGGGCATCCTGCCCCATGAGCGTGAACACCCGCAACCGCTCGAGGTGGACCTCGCGGCCGACATCACGCCCGGACGGGCCGGCGTGGTGGACTACCGCGCGCTGCACGCGGCGGCCCGCGACGCAGTGATGGAATCGCCGCGCGAGTTCATCGAGGAGATCGCGGAGCGCGTGGCCCGCGGCGCCCTGGCGGTGCCCGGCGTGGCGGGCGTCGTGGTCACGGTGCGCAAGCCGAACGTGCCGCTCGGCGCGCCACTCGAGTACGTGGAAGTCACGATCCATCGCCCCGTCCATGGGTGA
- a CDS encoding HDIG domain-containing protein, whose protein sequence is MNPRGRTDRERDEPPSGDGQRVDHGPRIALAVALVILTYALFPAVPAASYPTYAAGSVAGDNVIAPFAFRVLKSGAELAREREALARTVDPVFVFAPAALDTARGSLRAFAAAVADTLRAHAGSAAAVQAVAASHGVTLDAGEARYLADPAARALLLDAVGQAYGRWLSGGVADSGALDGVRGNVTLVGQQEERSVAADSVRTYGEFAVLAHAFQPDVRSAVARRAFAGLLRAFFHPTIVADRAATATRREQLGASVPVSKYDVRAGELIVGANEVVGADQHEKLVALRRAMDERRSTVPALRRVAGALLFDALLLGLLGLTILIFRPHVYASLRSLFVIAAVIGLVIAGGAGVSHLRPIRPELIPVSIAAIVISALFDRRIAMIVAVLLAALLAGQAEWRGANALFVNIIGGATAAFSVRAVRTRQQAYGWIAVIAAAYGAASVAIGLMLDLPVRAIVAWSGYGALNAAISVLAALLLLPLAERYTGIETDLTLLEWSDLNRPLMQRLSLEAPGTFGHSMVIANLAEAGCRAIGANAGLARVGAYYHDIGKLARPQYFVENQSEGRNPHDKLTPLQSARIIRDHVREGLQLAEEYRVPRVLRAFIAEHHGTATISYFLARAREQGGAAPDVADYRYAGPIPRSAETAVLMLADGAEAAARVIHEPTPARIRDVVDHIVGQRLEQGQLNDAPLTLRQLERVKEEFTRVLAGMHHVRIEYPAADGGVSARFASR, encoded by the coding sequence GTGAATCCGCGCGGGCGGACGGACCGGGAGCGCGACGAGCCTCCATCCGGCGACGGGCAGCGGGTGGACCACGGGCCGCGCATCGCGCTGGCCGTGGCCCTCGTCATCCTCACGTACGCGCTGTTCCCCGCCGTGCCGGCCGCCAGCTATCCGACGTACGCGGCGGGGTCGGTGGCCGGCGACAACGTGATCGCGCCGTTCGCCTTCCGGGTGCTCAAGAGCGGCGCCGAGTTGGCGCGGGAACGGGAAGCGCTCGCGCGGACCGTCGATCCGGTATTCGTGTTCGCGCCGGCCGCGCTCGACACGGCGCGCGGGTCACTGCGGGCATTCGCCGCCGCGGTCGCCGATACGCTGCGGGCGCACGCGGGCAGCGCGGCGGCCGTCCAGGCGGTGGCCGCGTCACACGGGGTGACCCTCGATGCGGGCGAGGCGCGGTATCTCGCCGACCCCGCGGCGCGCGCGCTCCTGCTCGACGCCGTGGGGCAGGCGTACGGGCGCTGGCTCTCGGGCGGCGTGGCCGATTCGGGCGCGTTGGACGGCGTGCGCGGCAACGTGACCCTGGTAGGCCAACAGGAGGAGCGCTCGGTGGCGGCGGACAGCGTGCGCACGTATGGCGAATTCGCCGTGCTGGCGCACGCCTTCCAGCCCGATGTACGATCGGCCGTGGCGCGCCGCGCGTTCGCTGGTCTGCTGCGCGCGTTCTTTCACCCGACGATCGTTGCCGACCGCGCCGCCACCGCCACCCGGCGCGAGCAACTCGGGGCGTCGGTGCCGGTGAGCAAGTACGACGTGCGGGCCGGCGAGTTGATCGTCGGCGCGAACGAGGTGGTGGGCGCCGACCAGCACGAGAAGCTCGTCGCGCTGCGCCGGGCCATGGATGAGCGGCGGAGCACCGTGCCCGCGCTCCGTCGGGTGGCCGGCGCGCTGCTGTTCGATGCGCTGCTTCTGGGCCTGCTCGGACTCACGATCCTGATCTTCCGGCCGCACGTCTACGCATCGCTGCGGTCGCTGTTCGTCATCGCGGCGGTGATCGGGCTCGTGATCGCCGGCGGCGCGGGGGTCTCGCACCTGCGACCGATCCGGCCGGAACTCATCCCCGTCAGCATCGCCGCGATCGTGATCAGCGCGTTGTTCGATCGGCGCATCGCGATGATCGTGGCGGTGCTGCTCGCCGCGCTGCTGGCCGGCCAGGCGGAGTGGCGTGGCGCCAACGCGCTGTTCGTGAACATCATCGGCGGCGCCACCGCGGCGTTCAGCGTGCGGGCCGTGCGCACGCGGCAGCAGGCCTACGGTTGGATCGCCGTGATCGCGGCCGCGTATGGCGCCGCCTCGGTGGCGATCGGGCTCATGCTCGACCTGCCGGTGCGCGCGATCGTCGCATGGTCGGGGTACGGCGCGCTCAACGCCGCGATCAGCGTGCTCGCGGCGCTGCTCCTGCTGCCGCTCGCCGAGCGGTACACCGGCATCGAGACCGACCTCACGCTGCTCGAGTGGTCCGACCTCAATCGCCCGCTCATGCAGCGGTTGAGCCTCGAGGCGCCCGGCACGTTCGGTCACTCGATGGTGATCGCCAATCTTGCCGAGGCCGGCTGCCGCGCCATCGGCGCCAACGCCGGGCTGGCGCGGGTGGGGGCCTACTATCACGACATCGGCAAGCTGGCGCGGCCGCAGTATTTCGTGGAGAACCAGTCGGAGGGACGGAACCCCCACGACAAGCTGACGCCGCTCCAGAGCGCGCGGATCATCCGAGATCACGTGCGCGAGGGGCTGCAGCTCGCGGAGGAGTACCGGGTCCCGCGCGTGCTGCGGGCGTTCATCGCCGAGCATCACGGGACGGCGACGATCTCCTATTTTCTGGCGCGGGCCCGCGAACAGGGCGGCGCCGCCCCCGACGTGGCCGACTACCGGTACGCCGGTCCCATTCCCCGGAGTGCCGAGACGGCGGTGCTGATGCTGGCCGACGGCGCCGAAGCGGCGGCACGGGTGATCCACGAACCCACGCCGGCCCGCATCCGCGACGTCGTGGACCACATCGTGGGGCAGCGGCTGGAGCAGGGGCAACTCAACGACGCGCCGCTCACGCTGCGCCAGCTGGAGCGCGTGAAGGAGGAGTTCACGCGCGTCCTCGCGGGCATGCACCACGTGCGCATCGAGTACCCGGCGGCCGACGGCGGCGTGTCGGCGAGGTTCGCGTCCCGATGA
- the rlmN gene encoding 23S rRNA (adenine(2503)-C(2))-methyltransferase RlmN: MSAQENLLDLTPAQALDRLTAFMKGAGLPAYRARQIVRHLWVTPAPDFASMSDLPSSLRQQLAEHFTIPRLEIAARETSSDGTEKFLFRLADGEAIETVAIPDGNRITLCVSSQAGCALQCAFCATGAMGFARNLAVHEIAGQVREMRLLDPPITVTNVVFMGMGEPLMNWKAVDATLTILNEPNGFGIGARHITVSTVGVLPGIVALGKRPEQFRLAISIHAPSDSLRRELMPINTKFPLADVIQAAKVFDRRVTFEYVMLGGVNDAEEHALNLANLALECRAFVNLIPLHPGGARGFTPSTRDKITAFARELRAQGVEVAVRKSRGMDIAAACGQLRVERLGRRAPGTPQQDGDVHVVR, translated from the coding sequence ATGAGTGCCCAGGAGAATCTCCTCGATCTGACGCCGGCGCAGGCGTTGGACCGGCTCACTGCGTTCATGAAGGGCGCCGGACTGCCCGCATACCGGGCCAGGCAGATCGTGCGCCACCTCTGGGTGACGCCGGCGCCCGACTTCGCGAGCATGAGCGACCTGCCGTCCTCGCTGCGCCAGCAGCTTGCCGAGCATTTCACGATCCCGCGGCTGGAGATCGCGGCGCGGGAAACGTCGTCGGACGGCACCGAGAAGTTCCTGTTCCGTCTGGCCGATGGCGAGGCGATCGAGACGGTGGCGATCCCCGACGGGAATCGCATCACGCTGTGCGTGTCGTCGCAGGCCGGGTGCGCCCTGCAGTGCGCCTTCTGTGCCACCGGCGCCATGGGCTTCGCGCGGAACCTCGCGGTGCACGAGATCGCCGGCCAGGTGCGCGAGATGCGGTTGCTCGACCCGCCGATCACGGTGACCAACGTCGTGTTCATGGGCATGGGCGAGCCGCTCATGAACTGGAAGGCGGTGGATGCCACGCTGACGATTCTCAACGAACCGAACGGGTTCGGCATCGGCGCGCGCCACATCACGGTGTCCACCGTGGGCGTGCTGCCCGGCATCGTGGCTCTGGGCAAGCGGCCGGAGCAGTTCCGGCTCGCGATCTCCATTCACGCGCCGAGCGATTCGCTGCGCCGTGAGTTGATGCCCATCAACACCAAGTTTCCGTTGGCCGACGTGATCCAGGCCGCCAAGGTGTTCGATCGGCGGGTGACGTTCGAGTATGTGATGCTCGGCGGGGTGAACGACGCCGAGGAGCACGCCCTCAACCTGGCGAACCTGGCCCTCGAGTGCCGCGCGTTCGTGAACCTGATTCCCCTGCATCCGGGCGGGGCGCGCGGCTTCACGCCCAGCACGCGCGACAAGATCACCGCGTTCGCGCGCGAGTTGCGTGCCCAGGGGGTGGAGGTCGCCGTCCGGAAGAGCCGCGGCATGGACATCGCCGCGGCCTGTGGCCAGCTACGGGTTGAGCGGCTCGGGCGGCGCGCGCCAGGTACGCCCCAGCAGGACGGTGACGTCCACGTAGTGCGTTGA
- the aspS gene encoding aspartate--tRNA ligase, whose translation MQTDLSTTLRTHRCGALRAEHVGQRVRLGGWVHRARNLGGLVFVDLRDLSGIVQASFDPQRAPKALCDQAAALGNETVVLMEGEVALRPATMQNSELSTGEIEVRVSSLRVVGPAAVPAIPVARTRGENLPAEDLRLRHRYLDLRRPELQENLVLRHRLMQVTRRFLSERGFLEIETPILTKPTPEGARDYLVPSRVHAGEFYALPQSPQLYKQLLMVAGYDRYFQIARCFRDEDLRADRQPEFTQIDIEASFIGQEDIVRLTEGLVAAVWGEGGYTVPAEFPRMTYADAMERFGCDRPDLRYGLEITDVSDVFRGTDFGIARSALEQGGRVRGIVVPGGAALSRKQLDEIEAEAKAAGAMGLLRIKHVNGALEGPAAKFLGEGAAARLGLPEGAVGLYVAATDRVANPALDRVRQDVARRLELVPPTAHAFLWVTDFPLFDLDPATGQLASVHHPFTSPHPDDVPLLDSAPERVRAQAYDVVFNGTELGGGSIRIGDPALQSRMFTLLGIDEATAQARFGFLLEGLRAGAPPHGGIALGFDRIAMMLAGASSLRDVIAFPKTTAARALFEGAPAPVPPEELRDLHIAITGPRT comes from the coding sequence ATGCAAACCGACCTCTCCACCACCTTACGTACCCATCGCTGTGGCGCCCTGCGCGCCGAGCACGTTGGTCAACGCGTTCGCCTCGGCGGCTGGGTTCACCGGGCGCGGAACCTGGGCGGGCTCGTGTTCGTGGATCTGCGCGACCTGAGCGGCATCGTCCAGGCCTCGTTCGATCCGCAGCGGGCGCCCAAGGCGCTGTGCGACCAGGCGGCCGCGCTCGGCAATGAGACGGTGGTCCTGATGGAGGGCGAGGTGGCGCTGCGGCCGGCGACCATGCAGAACTCCGAACTCTCCACGGGGGAGATCGAGGTGCGCGTGTCGTCTCTGCGCGTAGTGGGGCCGGCCGCGGTGCCGGCCATCCCCGTGGCCCGTACGCGCGGCGAGAATCTGCCGGCCGAGGATCTCCGGCTGCGCCATCGGTACCTCGACCTCCGGCGCCCGGAGTTGCAGGAGAACCTGGTGCTCCGTCACCGGCTCATGCAGGTCACGCGGCGCTTCCTGAGCGAGCGCGGGTTCCTGGAAATCGAGACGCCGATCCTGACCAAGCCCACGCCCGAGGGGGCGCGCGACTATCTGGTGCCCAGCCGGGTCCACGCCGGCGAGTTCTATGCGCTCCCGCAGTCGCCGCAACTCTACAAGCAGCTCCTGATGGTGGCGGGCTACGACCGCTACTTCCAGATTGCGCGCTGCTTCCGCGACGAGGATCTGCGCGCCGACCGCCAGCCCGAGTTCACGCAGATCGACATCGAGGCGTCGTTCATCGGGCAGGAGGACATCGTGCGGCTCACGGAAGGCCTCGTGGCCGCGGTATGGGGCGAAGGGGGATACACCGTGCCCGCGGAGTTTCCGCGGATGACGTACGCCGACGCGATGGAGCGATTCGGCTGCGACCGCCCGGACCTGCGCTACGGACTCGAGATCACCGACGTGAGCGACGTGTTCCGCGGCACCGACTTCGGGATTGCCCGGTCGGCGCTGGAGCAGGGGGGGCGCGTTCGCGGCATCGTCGTGCCCGGCGGCGCGGCGCTGTCGCGCAAGCAGCTCGACGAGATCGAGGCCGAAGCCAAGGCGGCTGGGGCGATGGGGCTGTTGCGGATCAAGCACGTGAACGGCGCGCTGGAAGGGCCGGCGGCCAAATTCCTCGGCGAGGGCGCGGCCGCCAGGCTCGGGCTGCCGGAAGGCGCCGTGGGGCTGTACGTGGCGGCCACCGACCGCGTGGCGAATCCGGCGCTCGATCGCGTGCGGCAGGACGTGGCGCGCCGGCTGGAGTTGGTGCCGCCCACCGCGCACGCATTCCTCTGGGTCACCGATTTTCCGCTGTTCGATCTCGATCCGGCCACCGGCCAGCTCGCCTCGGTGCATCACCCGTTCACGTCGCCGCATCCCGACGACGTGCCGCTGCTGGACTCGGCGCCGGAGCGCGTGCGCGCGCAGGCGTACGACGTGGTGTTCAACGGCACGGAGCTGGGCGGCGGCAGCATCCGGATCGGCGATCCGGCGCTGCAGAGCCGGATGTTCACGCTCCTCGGCATCGACGAGGCGACGGCGCAGGCGCGATTCGGCTTCCTGCTCGAGGGGCTGCGGGCCGGCGCGCCGCCGCACGGCGGGATCGCGCTCGGGTTCGATCGCATCGCGATGATGCTCGCGGGCGCGTCGTCGCTGCGCGACGTGATCGCGTTCCCCAAGACGACGGCGGCGCGCGCGCTGTTCGAGGGCGCGCCGGCGCCGGTGCCGCCTGAGGAACTGCGCGACCTGCACATCGCGATCACCGGACCGCGGACGTGA